One Prionailurus bengalensis isolate Pbe53 chromosome D3, Fcat_Pben_1.1_paternal_pri, whole genome shotgun sequence genomic region harbors:
- the THOC5 gene encoding THO complex subunit 5 homolog isoform X2 — translation MHSSMVCVSQVSRVRRSQYLQHTTRNWRCGIPGQLLRKYQNNISTESLLWPKSSCCQQEGKYYSEEAEVDLRDPGRDYELYKYTCQELQRLMAEIQDLKSRGGKDVAVEIEDRRIQSCVHFMTLKKLNRLAHIRLKKGRDQTHEAKQKVDAYHLQLQNLLYEVMHLQKEITKCLEFKSKHEEIDLVSLEEFYKEAPPDISKAEVTMGDPHQQTLARLDWELEQRKRLAEKYRECLSNKEKILKEIEVKKEYLSSLQPRLNSIMQASLPVQEYLFMPFDQAHKQYETARHLPPPLYVLFVQATAYGQACDKTLSVAIEGSVDEAKALFKPPEDSQDDESDSDAEEEQTTKRRRPTLGVQLDDKRKEMLKRHPLSVMLDLKCKDDSVLHLTFYYLMNLNIMTVKAKVTTATELITPISAGDLLSPDSVLSCLYPGDHGKKTPNPANQYQFDKVGILTLRDYVLDLGHPYLWVQKLGGLHFPKEQPQHTVIADHSLSASHMETTMKLLKTRVQSRLALHKQFASLEHGIVPVTSDCQYLFPAKVVSRLVKWVTIAHEDYMELHFTKDIVEAGLAEDTNLYYLALVERGTAKLQAAVVLNPGYSSIPPIFQLCLNWKGEKTNSNDDNIRAMESEVNVCYKELCGPRPSHQLLTNQLQRLCVLLDVYLETESHDDSVEGPKEFPQEKMCLRLFRGPSRMKPFKYNHPQGFFSHR, via the exons GAAGGTAAATACTACAGTGAGGAGGCTGAGGTGGACCTGCGGGACCCTGGCAGAGACTATGAGCTGTACAAGTACACGTGCCAGGAGTTGCAGAGGCTCATGGCTGAGATCCAGGACCTGAAGAGCCGAGGAGGCAAGGATGTG GCAGTTGAGATAGAAGATCGGAGGATCCAGAGCTGTGTGCATTTCATGACTCTAAAGAAGCTTAATCGATTAGCCCATATCAGgttgaagaaaggaagagatcAGACCCATGAG GCCAAGCAGAAAGTAGATGCCTATCACCTGCAGCTCCAGAACCTGTTGTATGAGGTGATGCACCTGCAGAAAGAGATCACCAAATGTCTGGAGTTTAA GTCGAAGCATGAAGAAATTGATCTGGTCAGTTTAGAGGAGTTTTATAAGGAGGCTCCTCCAGATATTAGCAAGGCTGAAGTCACCATGGGAGACCCTCACCAGCAAACCCTGGCACGTCTGGACTGGGAGCTGGAGCAGCGAAAAAG GCTGGCAGAGAAGTACCGAGAGTGCCTGTCCAACAAGGAGAAGATCCTCAAGGAGATTGAGGTGAAGAAGGAATACCTGAGCAGCCTCCAGCCTCGTCTCAATAGCATTATGCAG GCTTCCCTCCCAGTGCAAGAGTACCTATTCATGCCGTTCGACCAGGCTCACAAGCAGTATGAGACAGCTAGACATCTGCCACCGCCTCTCTATGTCCTCTTTGTCCAGGCCACTGCATATGGGCAGGCCTGTG ATAAGACGTTGTCTGTCGCGATTGAAGGCAGTGTGGATGAAGCCAAGGCTCTATTTAAGCCTCCTGAAGACTCCCAAG ATGATGAGAGTGACTCCGATGCTGAAGAGGAGCAGACCACG AAACGCCGGCGACCCACACTGGGAGTTCAGTTGGATGACAAGCGCAAGGAGATGCTGAAGAGGCACCCGCTATCTGTCATGCTGGACCTGAAGTGCAAAG ATGACAGTGTGCTTCACCTGACCTTCTACTACCTCATGAACCTCAACATCATGACGGTAAAGGCCAAAGTGACAACTGCCACGGAGCTGATCACCCCCATCAGTGCAGG TGACTTGCTGTCTCCTGACTCAGTCCTGAGCTGTTTGTATCCAGGGGATCATGGAAAGAAGACTCCGAATCCAGCCAATCAGTATCAGTTTGATAAAGTTGG CATCCTGACTTTGAGAGACTACGTACTTGACCTAGGTCACCCCTATTTGTGGGTACAGAAGCTAGGTGGCCTCCACTTCCCCAAAGAGCAGCCCCAG CACACGGTGATTGCTGACCACTCGCTGAGCGCCAGCCACATGGAGACCACCATGAAACTGCTGAAGACCAGGGTTCAATCCCGCCTGGCCCTCCACAAACAGTTTGCATCCCTGG AACATGGCATTGTACCAGTTACCAGTGATTGCCAGTACCTCTTTCCTGCAAAGGTTGTCTCCCGCCTGGTAAAGTGGGTGACAATTGCCCATGAGGATTACATG GAGCTGCATTTCACCAAGGACATTGTGGAGGCGGGACTGGCTGAGGACACCAATCTTTACTACCTGGCACTCGTGGAAAGGGGCACAG ccaAACTCCAAGCTGCCGTGGTGCTGAATCCTGGCTACTCCTCCATCCCACCCATTTTCCAGCTGTGTCTGaactggaaaggagagaaaaccaaTAGCAACGATGACAACATTCGG GCCATGGAGAGCGAGGTCAACGTGTGCTACAAGGAGCTCTGTGGCCCCCGACCCAGCCATCAGCTCTTGACCAACCAGCTGCAGCGCCTATGTGTGCTGCTGGACGTCTACCTGGAGACGGAGAGCCACGACGACAGCGTGGAGGGGCCCAAGGAATTTCCCCAGGAGAAGATGTGTCTGCGGCTTTTcag GGGTCCCAGCAGGATGAAGCCATTTAAATATAACCACCCTCAAGGATTCTTCAGCCATCGCTGA
- the THOC5 gene encoding THO complex subunit 5 homolog isoform X4, with amino-acid sequence MSSESSKKRKPKVIRSDGAPSEGKRNRSDTEQEGKYYSEEAEVDLRDPGRDYELYKYTCQELQRLMAEIQDLKSRGGKDVAVEIEDRRIQSCVHFMTLKKLNRLAHIRLKKGRDQTHEAKQKVDAYHLQLQNLLYEVMHLQKEITKCLEFKSKHEEIDLVSLEEFYKEAPPDISKAEVTMGDPHQQTLARLDWELEQRKRLAEKYRECLSNKEKILKEIEVKKEYLSSLQPRLNSIMQASLPVQEYLFMPFDQAHKQYETARHLPPPLYVLFVQATAYGQACDKTLSVAIEGSVDEAKALFKPPEDSQDDESDSDAEEEQTTKRRRPTLGVQLDDKRKEMLKRHPLSVMLDLKCKDDSVLHLTFYYLMNLNIMTVKAKVTTATELITPISAGDLLSPDSVLSCLYPGDHGKKTPNPANQYQFDKVGILTLRDYVLDLGHPYLWVQKLGGLHFPKEQPQHTVIADHSLSASHMETTMKLLKTRVQSRLALHKQFASLEHGIVPVTSDCQYLFPAKVVSRLVKWVTIAHEDYMELHFTKDIVEAGLAEDTNLYYLALVERGTAKLQAAVVLNPGYSSIPPIFQLCLNWKGEKTNSNDDNIRAMESEVNVCYKELCGPRPSHQLLTNQLQRLCVLLDVYLETESHDDSVEGPKEFPQEKMCLRLFRGPSRMKPFKYNHPQGFFSHR; translated from the exons GAAGGTAAATACTACAGTGAGGAGGCTGAGGTGGACCTGCGGGACCCTGGCAGAGACTATGAGCTGTACAAGTACACGTGCCAGGAGTTGCAGAGGCTCATGGCTGAGATCCAGGACCTGAAGAGCCGAGGAGGCAAGGATGTG GCAGTTGAGATAGAAGATCGGAGGATCCAGAGCTGTGTGCATTTCATGACTCTAAAGAAGCTTAATCGATTAGCCCATATCAGgttgaagaaaggaagagatcAGACCCATGAG GCCAAGCAGAAAGTAGATGCCTATCACCTGCAGCTCCAGAACCTGTTGTATGAGGTGATGCACCTGCAGAAAGAGATCACCAAATGTCTGGAGTTTAA GTCGAAGCATGAAGAAATTGATCTGGTCAGTTTAGAGGAGTTTTATAAGGAGGCTCCTCCAGATATTAGCAAGGCTGAAGTCACCATGGGAGACCCTCACCAGCAAACCCTGGCACGTCTGGACTGGGAGCTGGAGCAGCGAAAAAG GCTGGCAGAGAAGTACCGAGAGTGCCTGTCCAACAAGGAGAAGATCCTCAAGGAGATTGAGGTGAAGAAGGAATACCTGAGCAGCCTCCAGCCTCGTCTCAATAGCATTATGCAG GCTTCCCTCCCAGTGCAAGAGTACCTATTCATGCCGTTCGACCAGGCTCACAAGCAGTATGAGACAGCTAGACATCTGCCACCGCCTCTCTATGTCCTCTTTGTCCAGGCCACTGCATATGGGCAGGCCTGTG ATAAGACGTTGTCTGTCGCGATTGAAGGCAGTGTGGATGAAGCCAAGGCTCTATTTAAGCCTCCTGAAGACTCCCAAG ATGATGAGAGTGACTCCGATGCTGAAGAGGAGCAGACCACG AAACGCCGGCGACCCACACTGGGAGTTCAGTTGGATGACAAGCGCAAGGAGATGCTGAAGAGGCACCCGCTATCTGTCATGCTGGACCTGAAGTGCAAAG ATGACAGTGTGCTTCACCTGACCTTCTACTACCTCATGAACCTCAACATCATGACGGTAAAGGCCAAAGTGACAACTGCCACGGAGCTGATCACCCCCATCAGTGCAGG TGACTTGCTGTCTCCTGACTCAGTCCTGAGCTGTTTGTATCCAGGGGATCATGGAAAGAAGACTCCGAATCCAGCCAATCAGTATCAGTTTGATAAAGTTGG CATCCTGACTTTGAGAGACTACGTACTTGACCTAGGTCACCCCTATTTGTGGGTACAGAAGCTAGGTGGCCTCCACTTCCCCAAAGAGCAGCCCCAG CACACGGTGATTGCTGACCACTCGCTGAGCGCCAGCCACATGGAGACCACCATGAAACTGCTGAAGACCAGGGTTCAATCCCGCCTGGCCCTCCACAAACAGTTTGCATCCCTGG AACATGGCATTGTACCAGTTACCAGTGATTGCCAGTACCTCTTTCCTGCAAAGGTTGTCTCCCGCCTGGTAAAGTGGGTGACAATTGCCCATGAGGATTACATG GAGCTGCATTTCACCAAGGACATTGTGGAGGCGGGACTGGCTGAGGACACCAATCTTTACTACCTGGCACTCGTGGAAAGGGGCACAG ccaAACTCCAAGCTGCCGTGGTGCTGAATCCTGGCTACTCCTCCATCCCACCCATTTTCCAGCTGTGTCTGaactggaaaggagagaaaaccaaTAGCAACGATGACAACATTCGG GCCATGGAGAGCGAGGTCAACGTGTGCTACAAGGAGCTCTGTGGCCCCCGACCCAGCCATCAGCTCTTGACCAACCAGCTGCAGCGCCTATGTGTGCTGCTGGACGTCTACCTGGAGACGGAGAGCCACGACGACAGCGTGGAGGGGCCCAAGGAATTTCCCCAGGAGAAGATGTGTCTGCGGCTTTTcag GGGTCCCAGCAGGATGAAGCCATTTAAATATAACCACCCTCAAGGATTCTTCAGCCATCGCTGA
- the THOC5 gene encoding THO complex subunit 5 homolog isoform X1, giving the protein MHSSMVCVSQVSRVRRSQYLQHTTRNWRCGIPGQLLRKYQNNISTESLLWPKSSCCQQEGKYYSEEAEVDLRDPGRDYELYKYTCQELQRLMAEIQDLKSRGGKDVAVEIEDRRIQSCVHFMTLKKLNRLAHIRLKKGRDQTHEAKQKVDAYHLQLQNLLYEVMHLQKEITKCLEFKSKHEEIDLVSLEEFYKEAPPDISKAEVTMGDPHQQTLARLDWELEQRKRLAEKYRECLSNKEKILKEIEVKKEYLSSLQPRLNSIMQASLPVQEYLFMPFDQAHKQYETARHLPPPLYVLFVQATAYGQACAHMKSSQPPRQDKTLSVAIEGSVDEAKALFKPPEDSQDDESDSDAEEEQTTKRRRPTLGVQLDDKRKEMLKRHPLSVMLDLKCKDDSVLHLTFYYLMNLNIMTVKAKVTTATELITPISAGDLLSPDSVLSCLYPGDHGKKTPNPANQYQFDKVGILTLRDYVLDLGHPYLWVQKLGGLHFPKEQPQHTVIADHSLSASHMETTMKLLKTRVQSRLALHKQFASLEHGIVPVTSDCQYLFPAKVVSRLVKWVTIAHEDYMELHFTKDIVEAGLAEDTNLYYLALVERGTAKLQAAVVLNPGYSSIPPIFQLCLNWKGEKTNSNDDNIRAMESEVNVCYKELCGPRPSHQLLTNQLQRLCVLLDVYLETESHDDSVEGPKEFPQEKMCLRLFRGPSRMKPFKYNHPQGFFSHR; this is encoded by the exons GAAGGTAAATACTACAGTGAGGAGGCTGAGGTGGACCTGCGGGACCCTGGCAGAGACTATGAGCTGTACAAGTACACGTGCCAGGAGTTGCAGAGGCTCATGGCTGAGATCCAGGACCTGAAGAGCCGAGGAGGCAAGGATGTG GCAGTTGAGATAGAAGATCGGAGGATCCAGAGCTGTGTGCATTTCATGACTCTAAAGAAGCTTAATCGATTAGCCCATATCAGgttgaagaaaggaagagatcAGACCCATGAG GCCAAGCAGAAAGTAGATGCCTATCACCTGCAGCTCCAGAACCTGTTGTATGAGGTGATGCACCTGCAGAAAGAGATCACCAAATGTCTGGAGTTTAA GTCGAAGCATGAAGAAATTGATCTGGTCAGTTTAGAGGAGTTTTATAAGGAGGCTCCTCCAGATATTAGCAAGGCTGAAGTCACCATGGGAGACCCTCACCAGCAAACCCTGGCACGTCTGGACTGGGAGCTGGAGCAGCGAAAAAG GCTGGCAGAGAAGTACCGAGAGTGCCTGTCCAACAAGGAGAAGATCCTCAAGGAGATTGAGGTGAAGAAGGAATACCTGAGCAGCCTCCAGCCTCGTCTCAATAGCATTATGCAG GCTTCCCTCCCAGTGCAAGAGTACCTATTCATGCCGTTCGACCAGGCTCACAAGCAGTATGAGACAGCTAGACATCTGCCACCGCCTCTCTATGTCCTCTTTGTCCAGGCCACTGCATATGGGCAGGCCTGTG CTCATATGAAATCCTCCCAGCCCCCTAGACAGG ATAAGACGTTGTCTGTCGCGATTGAAGGCAGTGTGGATGAAGCCAAGGCTCTATTTAAGCCTCCTGAAGACTCCCAAG ATGATGAGAGTGACTCCGATGCTGAAGAGGAGCAGACCACG AAACGCCGGCGACCCACACTGGGAGTTCAGTTGGATGACAAGCGCAAGGAGATGCTGAAGAGGCACCCGCTATCTGTCATGCTGGACCTGAAGTGCAAAG ATGACAGTGTGCTTCACCTGACCTTCTACTACCTCATGAACCTCAACATCATGACGGTAAAGGCCAAAGTGACAACTGCCACGGAGCTGATCACCCCCATCAGTGCAGG TGACTTGCTGTCTCCTGACTCAGTCCTGAGCTGTTTGTATCCAGGGGATCATGGAAAGAAGACTCCGAATCCAGCCAATCAGTATCAGTTTGATAAAGTTGG CATCCTGACTTTGAGAGACTACGTACTTGACCTAGGTCACCCCTATTTGTGGGTACAGAAGCTAGGTGGCCTCCACTTCCCCAAAGAGCAGCCCCAG CACACGGTGATTGCTGACCACTCGCTGAGCGCCAGCCACATGGAGACCACCATGAAACTGCTGAAGACCAGGGTTCAATCCCGCCTGGCCCTCCACAAACAGTTTGCATCCCTGG AACATGGCATTGTACCAGTTACCAGTGATTGCCAGTACCTCTTTCCTGCAAAGGTTGTCTCCCGCCTGGTAAAGTGGGTGACAATTGCCCATGAGGATTACATG GAGCTGCATTTCACCAAGGACATTGTGGAGGCGGGACTGGCTGAGGACACCAATCTTTACTACCTGGCACTCGTGGAAAGGGGCACAG ccaAACTCCAAGCTGCCGTGGTGCTGAATCCTGGCTACTCCTCCATCCCACCCATTTTCCAGCTGTGTCTGaactggaaaggagagaaaaccaaTAGCAACGATGACAACATTCGG GCCATGGAGAGCGAGGTCAACGTGTGCTACAAGGAGCTCTGTGGCCCCCGACCCAGCCATCAGCTCTTGACCAACCAGCTGCAGCGCCTATGTGTGCTGCTGGACGTCTACCTGGAGACGGAGAGCCACGACGACAGCGTGGAGGGGCCCAAGGAATTTCCCCAGGAGAAGATGTGTCTGCGGCTTTTcag GGGTCCCAGCAGGATGAAGCCATTTAAATATAACCACCCTCAAGGATTCTTCAGCCATCGCTGA
- the THOC5 gene encoding THO complex subunit 5 homolog isoform X3, which yields MSSESSKKRKPKVIRSDGAPSEGKRNRSDTEQEGKYYSEEAEVDLRDPGRDYELYKYTCQELQRLMAEIQDLKSRGGKDVAVEIEDRRIQSCVHFMTLKKLNRLAHIRLKKGRDQTHEAKQKVDAYHLQLQNLLYEVMHLQKEITKCLEFKSKHEEIDLVSLEEFYKEAPPDISKAEVTMGDPHQQTLARLDWELEQRKRLAEKYRECLSNKEKILKEIEVKKEYLSSLQPRLNSIMQASLPVQEYLFMPFDQAHKQYETARHLPPPLYVLFVQATAYGQACAHMKSSQPPRQDKTLSVAIEGSVDEAKALFKPPEDSQDDESDSDAEEEQTTKRRRPTLGVQLDDKRKEMLKRHPLSVMLDLKCKDDSVLHLTFYYLMNLNIMTVKAKVTTATELITPISAGDLLSPDSVLSCLYPGDHGKKTPNPANQYQFDKVGILTLRDYVLDLGHPYLWVQKLGGLHFPKEQPQHTVIADHSLSASHMETTMKLLKTRVQSRLALHKQFASLEHGIVPVTSDCQYLFPAKVVSRLVKWVTIAHEDYMELHFTKDIVEAGLAEDTNLYYLALVERGTAKLQAAVVLNPGYSSIPPIFQLCLNWKGEKTNSNDDNIRAMESEVNVCYKELCGPRPSHQLLTNQLQRLCVLLDVYLETESHDDSVEGPKEFPQEKMCLRLFRGPSRMKPFKYNHPQGFFSHR from the exons GAAGGTAAATACTACAGTGAGGAGGCTGAGGTGGACCTGCGGGACCCTGGCAGAGACTATGAGCTGTACAAGTACACGTGCCAGGAGTTGCAGAGGCTCATGGCTGAGATCCAGGACCTGAAGAGCCGAGGAGGCAAGGATGTG GCAGTTGAGATAGAAGATCGGAGGATCCAGAGCTGTGTGCATTTCATGACTCTAAAGAAGCTTAATCGATTAGCCCATATCAGgttgaagaaaggaagagatcAGACCCATGAG GCCAAGCAGAAAGTAGATGCCTATCACCTGCAGCTCCAGAACCTGTTGTATGAGGTGATGCACCTGCAGAAAGAGATCACCAAATGTCTGGAGTTTAA GTCGAAGCATGAAGAAATTGATCTGGTCAGTTTAGAGGAGTTTTATAAGGAGGCTCCTCCAGATATTAGCAAGGCTGAAGTCACCATGGGAGACCCTCACCAGCAAACCCTGGCACGTCTGGACTGGGAGCTGGAGCAGCGAAAAAG GCTGGCAGAGAAGTACCGAGAGTGCCTGTCCAACAAGGAGAAGATCCTCAAGGAGATTGAGGTGAAGAAGGAATACCTGAGCAGCCTCCAGCCTCGTCTCAATAGCATTATGCAG GCTTCCCTCCCAGTGCAAGAGTACCTATTCATGCCGTTCGACCAGGCTCACAAGCAGTATGAGACAGCTAGACATCTGCCACCGCCTCTCTATGTCCTCTTTGTCCAGGCCACTGCATATGGGCAGGCCTGTG CTCATATGAAATCCTCCCAGCCCCCTAGACAGG ATAAGACGTTGTCTGTCGCGATTGAAGGCAGTGTGGATGAAGCCAAGGCTCTATTTAAGCCTCCTGAAGACTCCCAAG ATGATGAGAGTGACTCCGATGCTGAAGAGGAGCAGACCACG AAACGCCGGCGACCCACACTGGGAGTTCAGTTGGATGACAAGCGCAAGGAGATGCTGAAGAGGCACCCGCTATCTGTCATGCTGGACCTGAAGTGCAAAG ATGACAGTGTGCTTCACCTGACCTTCTACTACCTCATGAACCTCAACATCATGACGGTAAAGGCCAAAGTGACAACTGCCACGGAGCTGATCACCCCCATCAGTGCAGG TGACTTGCTGTCTCCTGACTCAGTCCTGAGCTGTTTGTATCCAGGGGATCATGGAAAGAAGACTCCGAATCCAGCCAATCAGTATCAGTTTGATAAAGTTGG CATCCTGACTTTGAGAGACTACGTACTTGACCTAGGTCACCCCTATTTGTGGGTACAGAAGCTAGGTGGCCTCCACTTCCCCAAAGAGCAGCCCCAG CACACGGTGATTGCTGACCACTCGCTGAGCGCCAGCCACATGGAGACCACCATGAAACTGCTGAAGACCAGGGTTCAATCCCGCCTGGCCCTCCACAAACAGTTTGCATCCCTGG AACATGGCATTGTACCAGTTACCAGTGATTGCCAGTACCTCTTTCCTGCAAAGGTTGTCTCCCGCCTGGTAAAGTGGGTGACAATTGCCCATGAGGATTACATG GAGCTGCATTTCACCAAGGACATTGTGGAGGCGGGACTGGCTGAGGACACCAATCTTTACTACCTGGCACTCGTGGAAAGGGGCACAG ccaAACTCCAAGCTGCCGTGGTGCTGAATCCTGGCTACTCCTCCATCCCACCCATTTTCCAGCTGTGTCTGaactggaaaggagagaaaaccaaTAGCAACGATGACAACATTCGG GCCATGGAGAGCGAGGTCAACGTGTGCTACAAGGAGCTCTGTGGCCCCCGACCCAGCCATCAGCTCTTGACCAACCAGCTGCAGCGCCTATGTGTGCTGCTGGACGTCTACCTGGAGACGGAGAGCCACGACGACAGCGTGGAGGGGCCCAAGGAATTTCCCCAGGAGAAGATGTGTCTGCGGCTTTTcag GGGTCCCAGCAGGATGAAGCCATTTAAATATAACCACCCTCAAGGATTCTTCAGCCATCGCTGA
- the THOC5 gene encoding THO complex subunit 5 homolog isoform X5, translating into MAEIQDLKSRGGKDVAVEIEDRRIQSCVHFMTLKKLNRLAHIRLKKGRDQTHEAKQKVDAYHLQLQNLLYEVMHLQKEITKCLEFKSKHEEIDLVSLEEFYKEAPPDISKAEVTMGDPHQQTLARLDWELEQRKRLAEKYRECLSNKEKILKEIEVKKEYLSSLQPRLNSIMQASLPVQEYLFMPFDQAHKQYETARHLPPPLYVLFVQATAYGQACAHMKSSQPPRQDKTLSVAIEGSVDEAKALFKPPEDSQDDESDSDAEEEQTTKRRRPTLGVQLDDKRKEMLKRHPLSVMLDLKCKDDSVLHLTFYYLMNLNIMTVKAKVTTATELITPISAGDLLSPDSVLSCLYPGDHGKKTPNPANQYQFDKVGILTLRDYVLDLGHPYLWVQKLGGLHFPKEQPQHTVIADHSLSASHMETTMKLLKTRVQSRLALHKQFASLEHGIVPVTSDCQYLFPAKVVSRLVKWVTIAHEDYMELHFTKDIVEAGLAEDTNLYYLALVERGTAKLQAAVVLNPGYSSIPPIFQLCLNWKGEKTNSNDDNIRAMESEVNVCYKELCGPRPSHQLLTNQLQRLCVLLDVYLETESHDDSVEGPKEFPQEKMCLRLFRGPSRMKPFKYNHPQGFFSHR; encoded by the exons ATGGCTGAGATCCAGGACCTGAAGAGCCGAGGAGGCAAGGATGTG GCAGTTGAGATAGAAGATCGGAGGATCCAGAGCTGTGTGCATTTCATGACTCTAAAGAAGCTTAATCGATTAGCCCATATCAGgttgaagaaaggaagagatcAGACCCATGAG GCCAAGCAGAAAGTAGATGCCTATCACCTGCAGCTCCAGAACCTGTTGTATGAGGTGATGCACCTGCAGAAAGAGATCACCAAATGTCTGGAGTTTAA GTCGAAGCATGAAGAAATTGATCTGGTCAGTTTAGAGGAGTTTTATAAGGAGGCTCCTCCAGATATTAGCAAGGCTGAAGTCACCATGGGAGACCCTCACCAGCAAACCCTGGCACGTCTGGACTGGGAGCTGGAGCAGCGAAAAAG GCTGGCAGAGAAGTACCGAGAGTGCCTGTCCAACAAGGAGAAGATCCTCAAGGAGATTGAGGTGAAGAAGGAATACCTGAGCAGCCTCCAGCCTCGTCTCAATAGCATTATGCAG GCTTCCCTCCCAGTGCAAGAGTACCTATTCATGCCGTTCGACCAGGCTCACAAGCAGTATGAGACAGCTAGACATCTGCCACCGCCTCTCTATGTCCTCTTTGTCCAGGCCACTGCATATGGGCAGGCCTGTG CTCATATGAAATCCTCCCAGCCCCCTAGACAGG ATAAGACGTTGTCTGTCGCGATTGAAGGCAGTGTGGATGAAGCCAAGGCTCTATTTAAGCCTCCTGAAGACTCCCAAG ATGATGAGAGTGACTCCGATGCTGAAGAGGAGCAGACCACG AAACGCCGGCGACCCACACTGGGAGTTCAGTTGGATGACAAGCGCAAGGAGATGCTGAAGAGGCACCCGCTATCTGTCATGCTGGACCTGAAGTGCAAAG ATGACAGTGTGCTTCACCTGACCTTCTACTACCTCATGAACCTCAACATCATGACGGTAAAGGCCAAAGTGACAACTGCCACGGAGCTGATCACCCCCATCAGTGCAGG TGACTTGCTGTCTCCTGACTCAGTCCTGAGCTGTTTGTATCCAGGGGATCATGGAAAGAAGACTCCGAATCCAGCCAATCAGTATCAGTTTGATAAAGTTGG CATCCTGACTTTGAGAGACTACGTACTTGACCTAGGTCACCCCTATTTGTGGGTACAGAAGCTAGGTGGCCTCCACTTCCCCAAAGAGCAGCCCCAG CACACGGTGATTGCTGACCACTCGCTGAGCGCCAGCCACATGGAGACCACCATGAAACTGCTGAAGACCAGGGTTCAATCCCGCCTGGCCCTCCACAAACAGTTTGCATCCCTGG AACATGGCATTGTACCAGTTACCAGTGATTGCCAGTACCTCTTTCCTGCAAAGGTTGTCTCCCGCCTGGTAAAGTGGGTGACAATTGCCCATGAGGATTACATG GAGCTGCATTTCACCAAGGACATTGTGGAGGCGGGACTGGCTGAGGACACCAATCTTTACTACCTGGCACTCGTGGAAAGGGGCACAG ccaAACTCCAAGCTGCCGTGGTGCTGAATCCTGGCTACTCCTCCATCCCACCCATTTTCCAGCTGTGTCTGaactggaaaggagagaaaaccaaTAGCAACGATGACAACATTCGG GCCATGGAGAGCGAGGTCAACGTGTGCTACAAGGAGCTCTGTGGCCCCCGACCCAGCCATCAGCTCTTGACCAACCAGCTGCAGCGCCTATGTGTGCTGCTGGACGTCTACCTGGAGACGGAGAGCCACGACGACAGCGTGGAGGGGCCCAAGGAATTTCCCCAGGAGAAGATGTGTCTGCGGCTTTTcag GGGTCCCAGCAGGATGAAGCCATTTAAATATAACCACCCTCAAGGATTCTTCAGCCATCGCTGA